The window ATGGCCCGGCGCCGTCATCACCTCGCCGCCGCGTTGGCTGTCAACCGACCTGCGAGACGGCAACCAGTCGCTGATCGATCCCATGAACGCCGAAAAGAAGCGCCGCTTCTTCGACCTGCTGCTCAAGGTTGGCGTCAAGGAGATCGAGGTCGGCTTTCCCGCCTCGGGCGCGACCGATTTCGACTTCATCGCCGGGCTGGTGCGCGACGGCGCGATCCCCGACGATGTATTCCCGCAAGTGCTGACGCAGGCGCGTGAAGACCTGATCGCCACAACCTTCGAAAGCCTGCGCGGCGCGAAGAAGGCCATCGTTCACGTTTACAACGCCGTGTCGCCCGCCTGGCGCAATATCGTGTTCCAGATGGATCGCCCGCAGATCAAGGAAATCGCGATCAACGCGGCCAAGCTGCTGCGCGACAATGCGGCAAAGCAGCCCGACACCGACTGGCATTTCGAATATTCGCCGGAAACCTTCTCCACGGCCGAACTGGATTTCAGCCTGGAATGCTGTGAAGCGGTGATGGAAATCCTCCAGCCGACGCCGGAAAAGCCGCTGATCCTGAACCTGCCCGCCACGGTAGAGGCCGCGACGCCCAACATCTATGCCGACCAGATCGAATGGATGTGCCGCAACATCTCGCGCCGCGACAGCGTCGTCATCTCGCTGCACACCCATAACGACCGGGGCACCGGCGTCGCCGCGGCGGAACTGGGCCTGATGGCGGGCGCGGACCGCATCGAAGGCTGCCTGTTCGGCAATGGCGAGCGGACCGGCAACTGCGATCTGGTGACCGTCGCGCTCAACATGTACACGCAGGGCATCAATCCGGGGCTGGATTTCTCCGACATCGATGAGGTCATCCAGACCGTCGAATATTGCAACCAGCTGCCCGTCCACCCGCGCCATCCCTATGCGGGCGAACTGGTGTTCACCGCCTTTTCCGGCTCGCATCAGGACGCGATCAAAAAGGGTTTTGCGGCGCAGGAAGTCCGCAACGACCAGATCTGGGACGTGCCCTATCTGCCCATCGACCCGAAGGATCTGGGCCGCGATTATGAAGCGGTGATCCGCGTCAATTCGCAATCGGGCAAGGGCGGCGTCGCCTGGGTGCTGCAACAGGACAAGGGGCTGAAGCTGCCCAAGCGGATGCAGGCCGACTTCTCCCGCGTCGTGCAGGCGCTGGCGGACCAGAGCAGCCGCGAACTCAACGCCGCCGACATCTGGGCCGCGTTCGAGGATCATTACCGCCTGTCCGGCGACCAGCCCTACAGGCTCATCGACTATAATGAGAGCGGCCATGCGGGCGACCGCATCTTCACCGGCAAGATCGCGCACAAGGGCGGCGAGCGCTCCATTTCCGGACGCGGCAACGGGCTGATCTCCTCGGTGCTGGCTGCGTTGCGCGATGACCTTGGCGTCGATCTGGAAGTGGCTGATTACAGCGAGCATGCAATCGGCGTCGGCACGGACGTCGCTGCGGCGGCCTATGTCGAATGCCGCACGCCTGACGGTCGCACGGTCTTTGGCATCGGCACCGACACCGATATCGCGACCGCATCGGTTCAGGCCGTACTGTCGGCCGCCAACAGCATTTCATAACGAAACTTAAAATAGGAAAGGACGCGAAAAATCGCGTTCTTCCCTATATTTCATTCTTGAGTTCGGAACGACAGTGACAAATCACCAGGTCCACATAATCGGCGGCGGTCTCGCCGGCTCCGAAGCCGCCTGGCAACTGGCGGAGGCGGGCATCAAAGTCCGTCTCTCCGAAATGCGCGGCTCAGGCGACATGACTCCGGCGCATCAGACCGATGGCCTCGCCGAACTGGTTTGCTCGAACAGCTTTCGTTCCGATGATCCCGACAAGAACGCCGTCGGCCTGCTCCACCAGGAAATGCGCCGCCTCGGCTCCCTCATCATGGCGCAGGCTGAACCGGCCAAAGTCCCGGCAGGATCCGCGCTGGCGGTTGATCGGCACATCTTTTCAGAAGGCGTCACCCGCACGCTTTGCGACCATCCAAATGTAAAGGTCGTCCGCGAACGGATCGACACCCTTCCGGCCGAAGGCATGACGATCGTCGCCACCGGCCCGCTCACCGCACCCGCGCTGGCCGCCAGTATCGGTCAGGCAGCAGGCATGGACCACCTCGCCTTCTTCGACGCCATCGCGCCCGTCGTCCATTTCGACAGCATCGACATGGACAAATGCTGGATGGCCAATCGCTGGGACAAGATCGGCCCCGGTGGCGGAGAGGGTACGGATTACATCAATTGCCCGATGACCAGGGATCAGTATCAGGCCTTTGTCCAGGGACTGCTCGACGGCGACAAGACCGAATTCAAGGAGTGGGAAAAGAACACCCCCTATTTTGAAGGCTGCATGCCGATTGAGGTGATGGCGTCCCGGGGGCCTGAAACCCTGCGCCATGGTCCGATGAAGCCGATGGGTCTGGATGACCCCCGCACCGGCCGCTGGCCCTACGCTGTCGTCCAACTGCGTCAGGACAATGCGTCCGGCACGCTGTGGAACATGGTCGGCTTCCAGACGAAGCTGAAACATGGCGCGCAGGTCGATCTGTTCCGCACGATCCCCGGTCTGGAAAATGCCGAGTTCGCCCGGCTCGGCGGCCTTCACCGCAACACGTTCATTCAAAGCCCCAAGCTCCTTGACGCCACGCTCCGGTTGAAGAACGCCCCCCATATACGTTTCGCCGGCCAAATGACCGGCTGCGAAGGCTATGTCGAAAGCGCGGCGATCGGACTGCTCGCGGGCCGTTTCGCCGCGGCAGAAATATTGGGGCAGCAACTGGCTCCCCCGCCTGGCGAAACTGCGTTGGGCGCGCTGCTAGGCCATGTCATCGGCAACGTCGAAACAGCCGACTATCAGCCAATGAACGTCAATTTCGGCCTGTTCCCGCCGATAGACGATGTGAAGAAAAAACAGCGCAAGGAAGCGATGACGTCGCGCGCGCGCGCGGCCCTGGGCCTTTGGCTGGGCGAACTCCAGCCCGCCTGAACCATCAGCATTTACAGCGCGGCTTGGGACTGCGCTTGGGGGCGGTACTGGCGAACTCCGCCGGGGTCAGCTTGCCATCGCCATTCGCATCCGCCTGCGCGAAGCGGTCGGATGTCGCAACCGCCCATTCCTCGAACGACAGCAGATTGTCACCATCCTTATCGAGCTTCTTGAAAGCCTTGACCCGGCTGCCCATCATCTCGATCCGCGTAATCACGCCATCCCGGTCGCGATCGTATCGAGCAAAGCGCTTCTGTTCGCGGCTTTGCGGGCTTGCCTCACCGGGACGGGGCAGCGGCTTTCCAACGGCATCTGGATCGCCCTCCGGCAACGCATCGTTGGCGGGAGGCGGCGGAGGCGCTATCACGGCCTCAGGCGCGGGACCATTGGCCGCGCGCCCCTGCCACCAGAAAAGGCTTGCCGCGACCAGCAGCAATGTTGCGCCGGCGCCTGCCATGATCCGTCCCACAAAATCCCCCTTCAACGCGTGGTCAGCGCCACGCGCAATAGCCGAAGATAAAGTCCCGGCGTCAAGCGTTTAGGCGCCACCCGGCCCTTTAAAATGTCCTGCCGCGCCAAGCCATAAGCGATGCGCACAGGCCGCCAGGCGGCAGGCCAGGGTTGAGAGAAGGAGGGCATCTTTTCCCGCGCAAGGCCGATCGCATCAGCCGCGAGAGACGGGTCGGCCACATGCCCGGACAAGTCCCACAGCGCCCATGCCGCGCCAGCCTGCGTCAACCAGGGTGACACGTCGCTTTCCCCCGCAAGCGCATGGAACAATCCACCGCCGCGGCCATTGGCATAGCCGTCAAGGTCGACATCTCCCACCATCGCCTCCCAGCCATCGAGCCATGCCGACAGCCCGGCAGGCGGTAACGCGCCCAGCGTACGCAGGCCGTCGATCAGCGGTTCCCCCCTGCCCTTGGCCCCCGCCTCATCGCTCAACGCTTCCTGCCACCAGGCGAGGCGGATCTGGCCGATCATGGGTTCGCTCGTCGTGGCCGCGAGCCGGGCAAAACGTGCGTCCAGCGTCCACAGCAGCCGATGGCGCGCCATGTCATCGCCCGCATAGGCGCTCAGCAGCGCCGCCAGGGCGGACGGTTCGTCGGCCAATGCCTCAGCCACAGGCTGTATATCGCCCGGTATAGATTATCGTCATTTTAACTATCCCCCGAATATTGATCCTAACACCTGCCCCTTAAGGAGCAGTCGGTTGCCCTGCCTGCAAGGGGGGTCGGGACAAGCATGGGTGAAAGCAAAAATGGGCGACAGGATCAAGCGCGCGCTGTTCATTTTGATGCGGCTCTATCACAATCAGGCTGGCAATACGCTGGCGATCGTGGCGGCTGCCATCTTCCCTCTGGCCGCGCTGATTGGCGGCGGCGTGGATATCAGCCGCATCTACCTGACCAAGACGCGGCTGCAACAGGCATGCGACGCTGGCGCGCTTGCCGGGCGACGCGCCATGACGGGTCTCACCTGGACAACGGGGCAGGATAACGGAAGCTCAGAGGACACCGCCAACCGCTTTTTCACCGTTAACTTCCCCGCCAACAAATATGGGACAAAGTCCGGCGCGGTCGTCTATTCGGCCAGCGAGACGGGCGCCGTCACCGGCAACGCGACGGTGGTCGTTCCGATGACGCTGATGTCGCTTTTTCAGATGCCGGACAAAACGGTAACGGCGACCTGTACCGCCGATCTTCAATTACCGAATACCGACGTGATGTTCGTTCTGGATACGACCTTGTCCATGAATGAAATCAACACCGGCGATTCCCAAAGCCGAATCGAGGTGCTGCGCAGTGCCGTGAGCAGCTTCTATACAGAGCTGGAAAATGTCCGGCCCGCTGGCTCGCATATTCGCTATGGCTTCGTTCCCTATTCGGGAACCGTAAATGTTGGAACGCTGCTGAAACCAGCATGGCTTCAGGACAACCCCATCTACGACTCGCGGGAGGCCGACGGCACGTCCACCCAAATCACGACCAAGAAATCGGGCGGCGGGTTTGAACCCGAAACGCTCAAGAGTTGGACTAATTGGCAAACGACCAGCGGTTCGTACGGCCCCGGCACGCCTTACTACGGGGAACCGGAAAACTGCGTCGCGCCAGCCAAGACCCTGTCAGATAAGACGGTCCAGACATCCTGGAATCCGAACTCAAGCGCGCTGCCGCGTTCTCGCGTCCACACACGCACACGGCACGGGACAACCTATTCGGCCAGCCTCTCGGGCGGCGTATGCACAATCAAGTCAACCGTCTACAACAATCTGGTCGAGGAGCGGACGGAAACGATCAGCCAAAATCCCAACGCCGGACAGCCGATCCCTGAAACGGAAACCACGACCACAACCACGCATTACCATTGGATTTACAGGCCAATTTCCTATGACATTTCCGCTCTGAAAGTCACAGACAGCAACGGAAACGTCAAGGGTAACAGCTTCAAGGCGCCAGTTGAGAACGCAAGCGCAAGCGGTCATCCCAGAGAGCGCACGATCACGTGGAACGCATCCAACGGCTGCATCGAGGAACGCGGAAGCGGCTATGACATGGATGTCGATCTGGTTCCGGATCCCACGCGGCCCGAAACCCAATGGAAGCCATATCTGCCCCGCCTCGTCTATGGCCGTGACCAGACGACGACAGGATATCAGAAGCCGGCACCAGAGGGGCAAAGATACCCTACAGCGTGGCTCAATAGATGGGCGTTCAGTGGATCGCCCCTTGAAACCAAGACGCGCGACTTCAACCTCAACGATACCACCAACTTCTACACGCCGTCAGTAGATTTGTGGCAATCCGGCGCTTGCCCAACCGCTGCCCGTAAACTGTCGGAAATAGACGCCACTACGCTTAACGCATATCTTGACAGCCTCACGCCAGCGGGCTTCACCTATCACGACATCGGCATGTTGTGGGGTCTGCGCCTGATGTCCCGCGAGGGTCTGTTTGCAGCGGAACACGCAGCCGCCGAATCATCGGGCCGGTACGCCCGTAACCTGATATTCATGACCGACGGCCAGACTGACACGCGCATCGGAGCATATGATGCTTGGGGCTTATCAGCCATGACGCGGCGACGTACCCCCACCAATCGTGTGCCGACCGATGAAGAACAGAATGCACTTACTGAAACGCGGCTGACCCAGCTGTGCAATGTAGCCAAAAATCAAAAGAACATCACGGTATGGGTGATCGCCTTCGGTACGGAACTCAGCCCTCTTTTGTCGGGCTGTGCGTCCCCCGGTCGCGCTTATCAGGCCGATAACGCCGATCAGCTGACGGCCACTTTCTCCCAGATCGCATCGCAGATCGCCCAGTTGCGGGTGACACGATGAGACGCGCTACCGCTAGGTCTCGCTTCACCGGGCAAGCTCGATCTCTCGCCCAGGATGCTCGCGGCGCAACATTGGTGGAGTTCGCCTTCGTCGCGCCCATCCTCGTGCTCATGCTGATGTTCCTGTTCGACACCGGCTATTATCTCTACGCCCGCGCCATATTAAGCGGAGAAATACAGGCTGCAGGGCGGGCGTCAGCTCTCGAAACGGCTACCCAGGCCAACCGCGCATTGCTGGACAACTCGGTCGAGACGGCGGTGAAACGACTGGTTGGTGGCGGGACACTCCACTTTGATCGCCTGGCCTTCAAATCCTACGGCCGCGCCCAGTCCAGGGCAGAGGCCTTTATCGACTCCAACGGCGACAACATCTGCAACAACAATGAAAGCTTCGACGACGCCAACGCCAACGGCGTACGCGATACCGATTCGGGCGTAGCCGGCCAAGGCGGCGCAAAGGACGTCACAATCTATTCCGCGACGCTGGAATATGATCGCCTTTTCCCGATGGCGTCACTGTTGGGCTGGAGCCAGCAGGTCAGCGTCACCGCACACACCATTTTACGCAATCAGCCTTTCGATAAGCAGGCGGAAGCCTTGATTGGCCATTGCGATTGAGGATCCATCAATGAACAGGTCTCAAACCTCAGGCATCCGACAGGCGATCACCAGATCCATTCCCTCGCGGCGTGATCTTCTGCGGTGCCAGAGCGGCATCGCCTTGACCGAGTTCGCGATGGCTTTCCCCATTCTGCTGATCTTCGCCACATCTGGCCTGGAACTCACCAACTATGCCCTGACCGTGAAGAGAGTCGGCGAACTCGCGGTCATGGTATCGGACAACGCGTCCCGGATGGGTGCTCAAAGCGCCATTAACAACAAGCCGGTTAGCGAGGCGGAGATCAACGACGTTTTCATCGGCGCGGATCTGCAAGCAGCCAATCTGAATCTCAGTCAAAAGGGCAAGATCGTCCTTTCCAGCCTGCAGCGAAATGAAGATGGCGGGCAGACGATAAAATGGCAGCGATGCTTTGGAGGGGGCGCTTATCAGTCCGCTTACGGACCAGAGGGTACAGGCGCCACGGGCACCAGTTTCGTCGGCATGGGACCGGAGGATCATGAGGTTACTGCAGCGGCGGGGACGGCGGTGATGGTGGTGGAAATCCACTACACCTACAAACGACTGATGCCCATTATCACGCTGCCGCTACACGACATTACGGAGTTTTCGGCCTATAACGTCCGCGATAGTCGAGACATCACACAGGTTTACAATACCGAGAATGTGACGCCATCGACCTGCACCTGAACTCAGGCGCGTAGCAGGAAGGGAGAGCCAGTTCGGCCCTCCCCAACTATATGGTCAACGATAGCAAACCTTCTTCGCCGCAGCGACGACACGCGCCGCGTCGATAAGCGCCGCCTTTTCAAGGTTCGCGGCATAGGGCAGCGGCACATCCTCGTTGGTCACGCGCAAAACTGGCGCATCCAGGTCGTCGAAACCCTGCTCCATCACCACGGCGGCGATTTCCGACGCGATCGAGCAAACCGGCCAACCTTCCTCGACCACGACGAGGCGATTGGTCTTCTTGAGGCTCTCCAACACGGTCGCGGTGTCCAGCGGTCGCAACGTGCGCAGATCGATGACCTCCGCATCTATGCCCTCGCCCGCCAGCGTTTCCGCCGCTTCCAGCGCGATGCCGACACCGATCGAATAACTGACCAGCGTCACATCCTTGCCCGCGCGCATTACACGGGCCTTGCCGATCGGCAGGACATAGTCATCCACCTTCGGCACGTCGAAGCTCCGGCCGTAGACCAGCTCATTCTCCAGGAAAACGACCGGGTCTTCTGACCGGATGGCGGCCTTCAGCAAACCCTTCGCATCGGCCGCATCATAGGGCGCGATGACGATAAGGCCCGGAACAGCCGCATACCAAGGTCCATAATTCTGGCTGTGCTGGGCCCCGACGCGGCTCGCCGCGCCATTGGGGCCACGGAACACTATGGGACAGCGCATCTGGCCGCCCGACATATAGTTGGTCTTGGCCGCCGAGTTGATGATGTGGTCAATCGCCTGCATGGCGAAGTTGAACGTCATGAACTCGATGACCGGGCGAAGGCCGCCCATCGCGGCGCCAGCGCCAATACCGGCAAAGCCATATTCGGTGATCGGCGTGTCGATGACGCGCTTATCGCCAAACTCATCGAGAAGGCCTTGGGTCACCTTGTAAGCGCCCTGATATTCAGCCACTTCCTCACCCATGACGAATACCCGCTCATCGCGGCGCATTTCTTCGGCCATGGCATCGCGCAGCGCTTCACGCACCGTCGTTTTTACATATTCGGCGCCTTCGGGAACATCAGGGTCAGCCACGCTGGCCTTTACGTCCGTATCCAGCTTGGCCGTTCCGCTGACCGCCTTCTTCGGCGCCTCAGCGGCCGCCTCCGCCTTGGCGGCAGGCGCGTTTTCCTTCGCCCTCGGCGCAGGCTTAGCGGCATCGCCGCCCTCGCCAGCCATTGTCGCGATGACCGTGCCGACTTTCACGCCTTCGGTGCCCTCGGGAATGACGATCGCGCCGATCTTGCCTTCATCGACCGCTTCAAATTCCATCGTCGCCTTATCAGTCTCGATCTCGGCGAGAATATCGCCCGAGCGCACTTCGTCGCCTTCCTTCACAAGCCATTTGGCCAGCGTGCCTTCCTCCATCGTCGGGGAGAGCGCTGGCATCTTGATTTCGATACCCATCAATATTGCTCCACCAGCACGTCGGTATAGAGTTCGGACATTTCCGGCTCCGGCGATGTTTCGGCGAAGTCGGCCGCGTCGCTCACGATCTTGCGAATGTCCTGATCAACCTTTTTGAGTTCATCCTCGCTGACGCCTGCGTCCATCAGATACTTCTTCGCACCCTCGATCGGGTCGGATTTTTCGCGCATGGCCTGCACTTCCTCGCGCGAACGGTATTTCGCGGGGTCGGACATGGAGTGGCCGCGGTAGCGATAGGTCTTCATTTCCAGAAGAATGGGGCCATTGCCACCCTGCACCCATTTAAGCGCTTCCTCAGTCGCGCCGCGCACCGCAAGGACGTCCATGCCATTGACCTGGATGCCGGGGATACGGAAACTTTCGCCGCGGCGATAAAGCTGATCCTCGGCTGACGAGCGATTAACGCTGGTGCCCATGGCGTATTGATTGTTTTCGATCACGAAGATGATCGGCAGCTTCCATAGCTCAGCCATGTTGAAGCTTTCATAGACCTGGCCCTGATTGGCCGCGCCGTCGCCGAAATAGGCAACGCACACGCCCCCATCGCCCTTATATTTGTGCGCGAAACCCAAGCCCGCGCCGAGTGATACCTGAGCGCCGACGATCCCGTGACCGCCGAAAAACTTATGCTCGACGCTGAACATGTGCATCGAGCCGCCCTTGCCCTTCGAAATGCCCGCCTCGCGACCGGTCAGCTCAGCCATGATGACATTCGGATCTATGCCATAGGCAAGCATGTGGCCGTGGTCGCGATAGCCGGTGATAACGCTGTCCTTGCCGGGCTTGAGCGCCGACTGGATGCCCACGGCAACCGCTTCCTGGCCGATATAGAGATGACAAAAGCCGCCGATCAGGCCGAGGCCATAAAGCTGCCCCGCCTTTTCCTCAAAGCGGCGGATGAGGACCATTTGCCGATAGAATTCCAGCAATTCTTCCTTGGTCGCCTTGTAATCGCTCGGTGCTTCGGGGCGAGGCCGGTTGTGGTCCGCGCTGGCAGGGCTTTGCGCCTTTGCCTTTGCACGCGACGGACGCGGCGTCGTTGGTTTCGCCAAGGCTTCTTATCCTTTTGCCTGGATATGGATGGAAGGAAGCCCGATATAGCGGCAGAGTCGGCCAAAATGCAACGCCGCAACCCGCGCAATAGCCGCTTTGAACAGCGCGGTCAGTTCAGGGGAACGATCACTTCGTCGTGATGGATTACGCCGAGCTGGCGCCGGATCAGCTCATCACTCAGATCAGGGTCAACGCGACGCGGATTGAGCAGGTCCACGCGGTTGCGGAGCTCATTGCGCTGGGTCTGGACGGACTTCAATTCCCCCTTGGCGCCATGAAGCTGGCGCGAGTAATCACCCCAGGCAAGGACGCCATTGGAACCGAGCACCACATAGCCGGCAAAGAAAAGAAGCAGAAGCACAGCGATCGCCGGGCCGAAGGCCGAAAACAACAATGTGCGAAGCTTAGCGATGTGCGCCATGAAGCAGTTGAATCACAGGCCGAAGCCGGCCGCAAGAGAAATCTGGCTAACTTGCGGCCGGGCGGCGAATTAACCCTTAGCGGAAGATAGAGCGGCCGGCGTAAACCGCGACATCGCCCAGTTCTTCTTCGATACGGATCAGCTGGTTGTACTTTGCAAGCCGATCCGAACGCGCGAGCGATCCGGTCTTGATCTGGCCGCAATTGGTGGCGACGGCAAGATCGGCGATGGTCGCGTCCTCGGTTTCACCCGAACGATGCGACATGACCGCAGTGTAACGCGCGCGATGGGCCATATCGACCGCGGCCAACGTCTCAGTCAGCGACCCGATCTGATTAACCTTGACCAACAGGGAGTTGGCCAGGCCCTTGCCG of the Sphingobium herbicidovorans genome contains:
- the leuA gene encoding 2-isopropylmalate synthase, translating into MMLTDPSQKYRAFPQVDLPNRQWPGAVITSPPRWLSTDLRDGNQSLIDPMNAEKKRRFFDLLLKVGVKEIEVGFPASGATDFDFIAGLVRDGAIPDDVFPQVLTQAREDLIATTFESLRGAKKAIVHVYNAVSPAWRNIVFQMDRPQIKEIAINAAKLLRDNAAKQPDTDWHFEYSPETFSTAELDFSLECCEAVMEILQPTPEKPLILNLPATVEAATPNIYADQIEWMCRNISRRDSVVISLHTHNDRGTGVAAAELGLMAGADRIEGCLFGNGERTGNCDLVTVALNMYTQGINPGLDFSDIDEVIQTVEYCNQLPVHPRHPYAGELVFTAFSGSHQDAIKKGFAAQEVRNDQIWDVPYLPIDPKDLGRDYEAVIRVNSQSGKGGVAWVLQQDKGLKLPKRMQADFSRVVQALADQSSRELNAADIWAAFEDHYRLSGDQPYRLIDYNESGHAGDRIFTGKIAHKGGERSISGRGNGLISSVLAALRDDLGVDLEVADYSEHAIGVGTDVAAAAYVECRTPDGRTVFGIGTDTDIATASVQAVLSAANSIS
- the trmFO gene encoding methylenetetrahydrofolate--tRNA-(uracil(54)-C(5))-methyltransferase (FADH(2)-oxidizing) TrmFO codes for the protein MTNHQVHIIGGGLAGSEAAWQLAEAGIKVRLSEMRGSGDMTPAHQTDGLAELVCSNSFRSDDPDKNAVGLLHQEMRRLGSLIMAQAEPAKVPAGSALAVDRHIFSEGVTRTLCDHPNVKVVRERIDTLPAEGMTIVATGPLTAPALAASIGQAAGMDHLAFFDAIAPVVHFDSIDMDKCWMANRWDKIGPGGGEGTDYINCPMTRDQYQAFVQGLLDGDKTEFKEWEKNTPYFEGCMPIEVMASRGPETLRHGPMKPMGLDDPRTGRWPYAVVQLRQDNASGTLWNMVGFQTKLKHGAQVDLFRTIPGLENAEFARLGGLHRNTFIQSPKLLDATLRLKNAPHIRFAGQMTGCEGYVESAAIGLLAGRFAAAEILGQQLAPPPGETALGALLGHVIGNVETADYQPMNVNFGLFPPIDDVKKKQRKEAMTSRARAALGLWLGELQPA
- a CDS encoding EF-hand domain-containing protein; protein product: MGRIMAGAGATLLLVAASLFWWQGRAANGPAPEAVIAPPPPPANDALPEGDPDAVGKPLPRPGEASPQSREQKRFARYDRDRDGVITRIEMMGSRVKAFKKLDKDGDNLLSFEEWAVATSDRFAQADANGDGKLTPAEFASTAPKRSPKPRCKC
- a CDS encoding TadE/TadG family type IV pilus assembly protein; amino-acid sequence: MGDRIKRALFILMRLYHNQAGNTLAIVAAAIFPLAALIGGGVDISRIYLTKTRLQQACDAGALAGRRAMTGLTWTTGQDNGSSEDTANRFFTVNFPANKYGTKSGAVVYSASETGAVTGNATVVVPMTLMSLFQMPDKTVTATCTADLQLPNTDVMFVLDTTLSMNEINTGDSQSRIEVLRSAVSSFYTELENVRPAGSHIRYGFVPYSGTVNVGTLLKPAWLQDNPIYDSREADGTSTQITTKKSGGGFEPETLKSWTNWQTTSGSYGPGTPYYGEPENCVAPAKTLSDKTVQTSWNPNSSALPRSRVHTRTRHGTTYSASLSGGVCTIKSTVYNNLVEERTETISQNPNAGQPIPETETTTTTTHYHWIYRPISYDISALKVTDSNGNVKGNSFKAPVENASASGHPRERTITWNASNGCIEERGSGYDMDVDLVPDPTRPETQWKPYLPRLVYGRDQTTTGYQKPAPEGQRYPTAWLNRWAFSGSPLETKTRDFNLNDTTNFYTPSVDLWQSGACPTAARKLSEIDATTLNAYLDSLTPAGFTYHDIGMLWGLRLMSREGLFAAEHAAAESSGRYARNLIFMTDGQTDTRIGAYDAWGLSAMTRRRTPTNRVPTDEEQNALTETRLTQLCNVAKNQKNITVWVIAFGTELSPLLSGCASPGRAYQADNADQLTATFSQIASQIAQLRVTR
- a CDS encoding TadE/TadG family type IV pilus assembly protein; its protein translation is MEFAFVAPILVLMLMFLFDTGYYLYARAILSGEIQAAGRASALETATQANRALLDNSVETAVKRLVGGGTLHFDRLAFKSYGRAQSRAEAFIDSNGDNICNNNESFDDANANGVRDTDSGVAGQGGAKDVTIYSATLEYDRLFPMASLLGWSQQVSVTAHTILRNQPFDKQAEALIGHCD
- a CDS encoding TadE/TadG family type IV pilus assembly protein, with amino-acid sequence MAIAIEDPSMNRSQTSGIRQAITRSIPSRRDLLRCQSGIALTEFAMAFPILLIFATSGLELTNYALTVKRVGELAVMVSDNASRMGAQSAINNKPVSEAEINDVFIGADLQAANLNLSQKGKIVLSSLQRNEDGGQTIKWQRCFGGGAYQSAYGPEGTGATGTSFVGMGPEDHEVTAAAGTAVMVVEIHYTYKRLMPIITLPLHDITEFSAYNVRDSRDITQVYNTENVTPSTCT
- a CDS encoding pyruvate dehydrogenase complex E1 component subunit beta, which codes for MGIEIKMPALSPTMEEGTLAKWLVKEGDEVRSGDILAEIETDKATMEFEAVDEGKIGAIVIPEGTEGVKVGTVIATMAGEGGDAAKPAPRAKENAPAAKAEAAAEAPKKAVSGTAKLDTDVKASVADPDVPEGAEYVKTTVREALRDAMAEEMRRDERVFVMGEEVAEYQGAYKVTQGLLDEFGDKRVIDTPITEYGFAGIGAGAAMGGLRPVIEFMTFNFAMQAIDHIINSAAKTNYMSGGQMRCPIVFRGPNGAASRVGAQHSQNYGPWYAAVPGLIVIAPYDAADAKGLLKAAIRSEDPVVFLENELVYGRSFDVPKVDDYVLPIGKARVMRAGKDVTLVSYSIGVGIALEAAETLAGEGIDAEVIDLRTLRPLDTATVLESLKKTNRLVVVEEGWPVCSIASEIAAVVMEQGFDDLDAPVLRVTNEDVPLPYAANLEKAALIDAARVVAAAKKVCYR
- the pdhA gene encoding pyruvate dehydrogenase (acetyl-transferring) E1 component subunit alpha yields the protein MAKPTTPRPSRAKAKAQSPASADHNRPRPEAPSDYKATKEELLEFYRQMVLIRRFEEKAGQLYGLGLIGGFCHLYIGQEAVAVGIQSALKPGKDSVITGYRDHGHMLAYGIDPNVIMAELTGREAGISKGKGGSMHMFSVEHKFFGGHGIVGAQVSLGAGLGFAHKYKGDGGVCVAYFGDGAANQGQVYESFNMAELWKLPIIFVIENNQYAMGTSVNRSSAEDQLYRRGESFRIPGIQVNGMDVLAVRGATEEALKWVQGGNGPILLEMKTYRYRGHSMSDPAKYRSREEVQAMREKSDPIEGAKKYLMDAGVSEDELKKVDQDIRKIVSDAADFAETSPEPEMSELYTDVLVEQY
- a CDS encoding FtsB family cell division protein; the protein is MAHIAKLRTLLFSAFGPAIAVLLLLFFAGYVVLGSNGVLAWGDYSRQLHGAKGELKSVQTQRNELRNRVDLLNPRRVDPDLSDELIRRQLGVIHHDEVIVPLN